The following proteins come from a genomic window of Geomonas sp. RF6:
- a CDS encoding complex I subunit 4 family protein: MFNATTVMLLVAIPALAGVLTALVPGKDSSAPRALALLSMLGVLALAGGIFLDFGAATDPAIYDMNLEWVPSLGINFHFGLDGINLYLVFVTALIFPVIMACAWGTKEAKDKLYVSLILFIQASLFGTFLSQNLMLFFAFWELVLIPMYILILAYGGEKRRTAANTFFLYTMAGSILLLAGIILLGVQALHQTGAWSFDYATLYTLHLDYNTQVFFFLAVLLACLVKCPVFPFHSWLPLAYNEAPASGTAIMAGAMSKMGAFGLLKLAIPLAPEVSAAAAPYVMMIAVVSIVYGAVLALKQEDFKKLIAYSSLSHMGYIVLGIFALQQAAIHGALFQILSHGAAVAGLFLILGLLEQRKGAAYLKISALSTTSPRLAVTLMLFIVASVALPLTSGFTSEFLILFGGFQKGVAAWQSSPLILISVLIACSGMVLGAGYMLRFARAILFGKTNESSLEDLNPREAIAFLPLLVLILWVGINPAPIMEKAQGAVNQLQAQTTSPAALPVAAVNIMPGNGGTNGQ, from the coding sequence ATGTTTAATGCCACGACCGTCATGCTTCTCGTCGCCATCCCGGCTCTCGCCGGGGTCCTGACGGCGCTCGTCCCGGGGAAGGACTCCTCGGCACCGCGCGCCCTGGCGCTCCTCTCGATGCTTGGTGTGCTCGCCCTTGCCGGCGGCATCTTCCTCGACTTCGGCGCCGCCACCGACCCCGCGATCTACGACATGAACCTCGAGTGGGTTCCCTCCCTGGGGATCAACTTCCACTTCGGGCTGGACGGGATCAACCTGTACCTGGTCTTCGTGACCGCGCTGATCTTCCCGGTGATCATGGCCTGTGCCTGGGGTACGAAGGAGGCGAAGGACAAGCTGTACGTGAGCCTCATCCTCTTCATCCAGGCGAGCCTCTTCGGCACCTTCCTTTCCCAGAACCTGATGCTCTTCTTCGCCTTCTGGGAGCTCGTGCTGATCCCGATGTACATCCTCATCCTCGCCTACGGCGGGGAGAAGAGGCGCACCGCGGCGAACACCTTCTTCCTGTACACCATGGCCGGCTCGATCCTGCTGCTCGCGGGGATCATCCTCCTTGGCGTGCAGGCGCTGCATCAGACCGGCGCCTGGTCCTTCGACTACGCGACGCTGTACACGCTGCATCTTGACTACAACACCCAGGTCTTCTTCTTCCTGGCGGTGCTCCTCGCCTGCCTGGTGAAGTGCCCGGTCTTCCCGTTCCACTCCTGGCTCCCCCTTGCCTACAACGAGGCTCCGGCCTCCGGCACCGCCATCATGGCGGGGGCGATGAGCAAGATGGGCGCTTTCGGCCTCCTGAAACTCGCCATCCCGCTCGCTCCCGAAGTTTCGGCGGCCGCCGCCCCCTACGTCATGATGATCGCGGTCGTCTCCATCGTGTACGGCGCGGTGCTGGCGCTGAAGCAGGAAGACTTCAAGAAGCTGATCGCCTACTCGTCCCTGTCCCACATGGGGTACATCGTACTCGGCATCTTCGCACTGCAGCAGGCAGCGATCCACGGCGCGCTCTTCCAGATCCTCTCCCACGGCGCCGCGGTGGCAGGTCTCTTCCTGATCCTCGGGCTCCTGGAGCAGAGAAAGGGTGCTGCGTACCTGAAGATCAGCGCGCTCTCCACGACCTCTCCGAGGCTCGCGGTCACGCTGATGCTCTTCATCGTCGCCTCGGTGGCGCTCCCCTTGACCTCCGGGTTCACCTCCGAGTTCCTGATCCTCTTCGGCGGTTTCCAGAAGGGTGTGGCAGCGTGGCAGTCCTCGCCCCTCATCCTCATCTCGGTGCTGATCGCCTGCTCCGGGATGGTGCTGGGCGCCGGCTACATGCTGCGCTTTGCCAGGGCGATCCTCTTTGGCAAGACGAACGAATCCTCCCTCGAGGACCTCAACCCGCGCGAAGCGATCGCCTTCCTGCCGCTTCTGGTGCTGATCCTCTGGGTCGGCATCAACCCGGCTCCGATCATGGAAAAGGCCCAGGGCGCGGTCA
- the nuoK gene encoding NADH-quinone oxidoreductase subunit NuoK: MDKYQFLVTLAGVLFTLGLMGVAIRRNLLVVMMCLEIMLNAVVLSFVTSAARSNTLAGVSMTFFIYVAASCEIALAMAIVVLLVKRHNTLDLDAHQDLKG, translated from the coding sequence ATGGATAAGTACCAGTTCCTCGTCACCCTGGCGGGGGTGCTCTTCACCCTCGGTCTCATGGGGGTGGCGATCCGCCGCAATCTCCTGGTGGTCATGATGTGCCTGGAGATCATGCTGAACGCAGTGGTCTTGAGCTTCGTCACCTCGGCAGCCCGCAGCAACACCCTGGCTGGGGTCTCCATGACCTTCTTCATCTACGTGGCAGCTTCCTGTGAAATCGCCCTGGCCATGGCCATCGTGGTGCTCCTCGTGAAGCGCCACAACACGCTGGACCTGGACGCGCACCAGGATCTGAAAGGGTAG
- a CDS encoding NADH-quinone oxidoreductase subunit J family protein, translating to METAFILFFSVLATVFAALVVIARQPMRSALSLIAHMVSLAAIYATLNVHVVAIFQILIYVSAVMVFMVYTIMLLDDRDTSYKQRFSAWLLPGVVLAALIPLSLWLLPGQTGALVAAGGPERFSFGAFALDFMKTYWFHFELATVLLLIGVIAAWTAVKEGLDG from the coding sequence ATGGAAACCGCCTTCATCCTCTTCTTCAGCGTCCTGGCCACCGTCTTCGCCGCGCTGGTAGTGATCGCGAGGCAGCCGATGCGCTCGGCCCTCTCCCTGATCGCCCACATGGTGAGCCTGGCGGCCATCTACGCGACCCTGAACGTACACGTGGTGGCGATCTTCCAGATCCTCATCTACGTATCTGCGGTCATGGTCTTCATGGTCTACACCATCATGCTCCTGGACGACCGCGACACGAGCTACAAGCAGCGCTTCTCCGCATGGCTCCTGCCCGGCGTGGTGCTGGCGGCGCTGATCCCGCTCTCCTTGTGGCTCCTCCCCGGTCAGACCGGTGCACTGGTGGCGGCAGGGGGCCCGGAGCGCTTCTCCTTCGGCGCCTTCGCTCTCGACTTCATGAAGACCTACTGGTTCCACTTCGAACTTGCCACGGTGCTTTTGCTGATCGGCGTAATCGCCGCCTGGACGGCGGTCAAGGAGGGACTCGATGGATAA
- the nuoL gene encoding NADH-quinone oxidoreductase subunit L — MNSLALILILPFLGFLINGLFGSRLPKALVSFIACALPAGAFAVTVANYPALCATKVPIVADLFTWAAFPGFKLEAALYFDQISAMMCLVVTGVGTLIHIYSVGYMSHDESFSRYFAYLNLFLFFMLMLVLGKNMVMLFTGWEGVGLASYLLIGFWFKDSEKTAAGMKAFIVNRVGDTAFVLAAFTIFYFAKTLDFQEINAFFATGQVSVGMLNLIGILLLVGACGKSAQIPLHVWLPDAMAGPTPVSALIHAATMVTAGVYLISRLSGVFMHAPGAMTVVAYGGAITAFIGATMGLTQYNIKKVLAYSTMSQIGLMFLACGVGAFNAGLFHLFTHAFFKACLFLGAGAVIHGLHGEEDMRYMGGLGKKLPLTFATFGIATLALSGVPPFAGFFSKDEILWSAYAGIGGGPVLWALGSAASFLTAFYMFRLVIMTFLGESRVKPEKAKGIHEGPVTMSGVLVILALFSVGIGFIGMPGALREMLHTSAPFYDFLAPALPHHEAEAANHALETTFMLISIVVAFAGIALSFLFFSVKKELAEKSKAAFGPVYDMVSQGYFFDAFYNGVIVAFMDWVSENVLARGVEPTLDANVIEAPSETVGYASRLFASLQAGNVQAYVLYVFIGLALVLLWGVVHV; from the coding sequence ATGAATTCATTGGCGCTCATACTGATACTGCCGTTTCTGGGGTTCCTGATCAACGGCCTCTTCGGCTCGCGTCTCCCCAAGGCCCTGGTCTCCTTCATCGCCTGTGCCCTGCCGGCCGGCGCCTTCGCGGTCACCGTCGCCAACTACCCGGCGCTCTGTGCGACGAAGGTCCCGATCGTGGCGGACCTCTTCACCTGGGCCGCTTTCCCGGGCTTCAAGCTGGAGGCTGCTCTCTACTTCGACCAGATCTCCGCCATGATGTGCCTGGTGGTGACCGGGGTGGGAACGCTCATCCACATCTACTCCGTGGGGTACATGTCCCACGACGAGAGCTTCTCCCGCTACTTCGCGTACCTGAACCTCTTCCTCTTCTTCATGCTAATGCTGGTGCTCGGGAAGAACATGGTGATGCTCTTCACCGGCTGGGAAGGTGTGGGTCTTGCCTCCTACCTCCTCATCGGCTTCTGGTTCAAGGACTCGGAGAAGACGGCGGCAGGGATGAAGGCGTTCATCGTGAACCGCGTCGGCGACACCGCCTTCGTGCTCGCGGCCTTCACCATCTTCTACTTCGCGAAGACCCTGGACTTCCAGGAGATCAACGCCTTCTTCGCCACCGGGCAGGTCTCGGTGGGGATGCTGAACCTGATCGGGATCCTCCTCCTCGTCGGCGCCTGCGGCAAGTCCGCCCAGATCCCGCTGCACGTGTGGCTCCCTGACGCGATGGCAGGCCCGACCCCGGTTTCGGCACTTATCCACGCCGCCACCATGGTCACCGCCGGCGTCTACCTGATCTCGCGACTCTCCGGCGTCTTCATGCACGCACCGGGCGCCATGACCGTCGTCGCCTACGGCGGCGCGATCACCGCCTTCATCGGCGCGACGATGGGTCTTACCCAGTACAACATCAAGAAGGTACTCGCCTACTCCACCATGAGCCAGATCGGCCTCATGTTCCTCGCCTGCGGCGTGGGGGCGTTCAACGCGGGTCTCTTCCATCTCTTTACCCACGCCTTCTTCAAGGCCTGCCTCTTCCTCGGCGCCGGCGCCGTCATCCACGGCCTGCACGGCGAGGAGGACATGAGGTACATGGGTGGCCTCGGCAAGAAGCTGCCGCTGACCTTTGCGACCTTCGGCATCGCCACCCTGGCGCTCTCCGGCGTACCCCCCTTCGCGGGGTTCTTCTCCAAGGACGAGATCCTCTGGAGCGCCTACGCAGGCATCGGCGGCGGCCCGGTCCTCTGGGCACTCGGCTCCGCGGCCTCTTTCCTCACCGCCTTCTATATGTTCCGCCTGGTCATCATGACCTTCCTCGGCGAGAGCAGGGTGAAGCCGGAGAAGGCAAAGGGGATCCACGAGGGGCCGGTCACCATGAGCGGCGTGCTCGTCATCCTGGCACTCTTCTCCGTCGGCATCGGCTTCATCGGGATGCCCGGCGCGCTGCGCGAGATGCTGCACACCTCGGCACCGTTCTACGACTTCCTGGCTCCGGCGCTGCCGCACCACGAGGCGGAAGCTGCCAACCACGCGCTGGAGACGACCTTCATGCTCATCTCCATCGTGGTCGCCTTCGCCGGCATCGCACTCTCCTTCCTCTTCTTCTCCGTGAAGAAGGAACTGGCCGAGAAATCGAAAGCCGCGTTCGGTCCGGTGTACGACATGGTCAGCCAGGGGTACTTCTTCGACGCATTCTACAACGGCGTGATCGTCGCCTTCATGGACTGGGTCTCCGAGAATGTCCTGGCACGCGGGGTTGAACCGACCCTCGACGCCAACGTCATCGAGGCACCCTCCGAGACCGTCGGCTACGCATCCAGGCTCTTCGCCAGCCTGCAGGCAGGCAACGTCCAGGCTTACGTCCTCTATGTCTTCATTGGTCTCGCCCTGGTCCTTTTGTGGGGGGTAGTACATGTTTAA